A region of Cheilinus undulatus linkage group 10, ASM1832078v1, whole genome shotgun sequence DNA encodes the following proteins:
- the zbtb33 gene encoding transcriptional regulator Kaiso, giving the protein MPSLKLISATDTQYSAAVLKSMNEQRNHGLFCDVTIIIQDKKFRAHKTILSASSTYFHQLFSVAGQVIELNFIRAEIFELILNYIYSSKIVRVRSDMLEELINAGQILGVKFIANLASPLSQVKGLPGLSKEAENKSDTPTEMMPIITESFSISAEEFNQKNKPAGNDEDSDSDVMFVSKTDAHTRAQNQKATSNEVIDLDSGDSEDVAPKQNEESNHAGEKQDEKSTLALKTYSSKQQTITCPARSLPNSSPLCSPDSSSNNSSSPARVSTGSAPATPVRPSNFTPEPSSASQSSENSDIMGVHKKQVATSTQQGDSKIRLLDVSDSHANQTNIPKSGITAKKTVTLNTATEIDSISSGCKVYANIGENTYDIVPVKEDPGEGGSKVNKGKRSSMTTTLKTLDKTATSPKTSPSRKRTKTELEDHYEVIMDGKTFYVCIVCKRPYVCLTSLRRHFNTHSWEKKYPCRYCNKVFALAEYRTKHEIHHTGERRYQCLLCNEMFLNYQLLATHCKQVHNQDPSGRKEKDDKDNNLYRLLPCKTVQMKTYSWTTGGEGIPVISEDGSVHHIANISQDMQSSTQTRMLNWDDIFVEPDANARPGSTINTPPQGATEFDFVIPETY; this is encoded by the coding sequence ATGCCAAGTCTAAAGCTGATATCTGCGACGGACACCCAGTATTCAGCAGCTGTGCTGAAGTCAATGAACGAGCAGCGAAATCATGGGCTATTTTGTGACGTCACCATTATTATACAGGACAAGAAGTTCAGAGCTCACAAAACAATCCTGTCTGCCTCAAGTACATATTTCCACCAGCTCTTCAGCGTGGCCGGACAAGTGATTGAGTTAAACTTCATCAGAGCTGAAATCTTCGAGTTGATTCTCAACTACATTTACAGCTCCAAGATTGTCCGCGTCCGCTCTGACATGCTTGAAGAGCTCATAAATGCTGGACAGATACTGGGAGTCAAGTTCATTGCCAACTTGGCATCACCTTTATCACAAGTTAAAGGTCTACCTGGATTGTCTAAAGAGGCAGAAAACAAAAGTGACACGCCCACAGAGATGATGCCAATCATCACAGAGTCTTTCTCAATATCAGCAGAAGAATTCAATCAGAAGAACAAACCTGCTGGCAATGATGAGGACTCAGACAGTGATGTTATGTTTGTCTCCAAAACAGACGCTCACACCAGAGCACAAAATCAGAAAGCCACCTCAAATGAGGTCATCGATCTAGATTCTGGGGATTCGGAAGATGTAGCACCAAAGCAAAATGAAGAATCAAATCATGCAGGTGAAAAACAGGATGAGAAGTCCACACTAGCCCTGAAAACATACTCTTCAAAGCAACAGACCATCACTTGTCCAGCCCGGAGTTTGCCCAACAGCAGCCCTCTGTGCAGTCCAGACAGCAGCTCCAACAACTCCTCTTCCCCTGCAAGGGTTTCCACAGGAAGCGCTCCTGCAACACCAGTCAGGCCGAGCAATTTCACCCCTGAGCCCTCGAGTGCCTCTCAGTCCTCTGAAAATAGTGATATAATGGGAGTCCACAAGAAGCAAGTAGCTACTTCCACCCAGCAGGGGGACTCTAAAATAAGGCTCCTGGATGTGTCTGACAGCCATGCAAATCAAACCAACATTCCCAAATCAGGTATCACAGCAAAGAAAACAGTGACACTCAATACAGCCACAGAGATTGATTCCATTTCATCTGGGTGTAAAGTGTACGCCAACATTGGAGAAAATACATATGACATTGTCCCCGTGAAGGAGGATCCAGGGGAAGGAGGCTCCAAAGTCAATAAAGGGAAAAGGTCGTCAATGACGaccacattaaaaacattagatAAAACGGCAACATCACCAAAAACCAGCCCGAGCAGGAAGAGGACCAAAACCGAGCTAGAGGATCACTACGAGGTAATCATGGATGGAAAGACCTTCTACGTATGCATCGTCTGCAAACGGCCCTACGTGTGTCTAACGAGCCTCCGCCGTCACTTTAACACCCACTCCTGGGAGAAGAAGTACCCGTGCCGCTATTGCAACAAGGTCTTTGCTCTGGCCGAGTACAGAACTAAACATGAAATCCACCACACAGGAGAGAGGCGGTACCAGTGCTTGTTGTgcaatgaaatgtttttaaactacCAGTTACTGGCCACCCACTGCAAGCAAGTCCACAACCAGGACCCCAGCGGGAGGAAGGAAAAGGATGACAAGGACAACAACTTATACAGATTGCTGCCATGTAAAACAGTTCAGATGAAGACGTACTCTTGGACTACCGGCGGGGAGGGCATTCCTGTAATATCTGAGGACGGCAGCGTGCATCACATAGCCAACATCAGCCAAGACATGCAGTCCTCCACACAAACCAGGATGTTGAACTGGGACGACATCTTTGTGGAGCCTGATGCTAACGCTAGACCGGGGTCAACCATAAACACTCCTCCACAGGGAGCCACAGAGTTTGATTTTGTTATACCAGAGACCTACTGA